One Spirochaetota bacterium genomic window, AATCACTGGTTGATGTAAGAAGTTCCCTTGCTAAATTAATCCGCAGTTGATTTATGTAGTCAGGCAGGGATTTACCTGTGTATGTTTTAAAAAGCCTGCTGAATGTATCCGGGTGTAAATCTACCATTGCAGCAAGCCCTTCACGGGATAGATCAAACGCAAAGTTTGCATGAATGTACTCAACGGCATGCTGAATCTTTTCTGAGTTTGTTACTGAAAGCTGTTTATGCTTGTTATCACTGGATATGGGTTGCAAGTATTTTTCTTTTTCCAGAAGCTTTCTGTTAAATAAAAAAGTCAGATGTTCTATTTCCCTGTGGAGTTTAACAAAGCGTGATTGTAAAATATATGCCATAGAAAGAATGACAAAAAAGTAAGCGTATTCAAGTGTGTAAATAAATTGATACATACCCTTGCCAACGCATACGTCATTAATACTTGCAAGTAAGAAAATCAAAAGACTGATAAATAAAATTTTTATATGTATTTCACCATAGCGGCACCATATAAAAAGTTTGTATAATAAATATAAACCAGTTACTAGCATGACAATATATTGTAATACATACACAAGACCGGGATCAGCTTCATTATAGGTTATTGATGTTCCAAGGAAATGAAATTGTTTTATATATGGGTTGTTGGGGTTCAATGTATACGAGCTATCTATAATAAATCCTGAAATAATAAATAATCCCATAACCAGAGTGATGGTATAGATTAAAGGAGCATTAATATGTACCAGAGAAGCAATAAACCATGTTATTGCTATAATGAAACATGCCAATACAGCAAATTGCATACGTTGATACAGTATTGATTGAAGAGGTGATGGCGACATATACAGCAAAGCAGAAAATATATCATACAATGCAATTGTATAGCACATCAATGCAAACCATAAATGTTCGGGTTCATTGTTCCTGCGTATGAACATAAGAGTGTAAGATACTGCAACATAGACTGCAATAGCAGCCATAAGGAGAGGAGGTATGGAAATAAGCGGTATCATGATAATAAAGTTTTAAAAAATATAATAAATAACTAATTGTACTATGGTTAATAAAGTTGCCCACAATCGCAAATCGCGCCAGCGCTTTCTATCAGGAGCACCCTTGATAATAAAATCATAGGGCAAAAGCCATGCCACTACAAGCATACATGCAAAAATGATCATTGCTACAATTTTTGCATTCCATAGCGGAAGTGAATAAAGTATTTCTGCCATAGCAATCTCCAACATCTAATCAATTTCAACAACATTACTATATACAACATTTTTCAATTCTGCATCTGGTTTTCTTTTGGTAAACAGGGAAACAATATACAGAACTGTCGCCGAATATACAAATGAAAGAAATGCTATATACAACATGTTAAACTGTAACCAACCTAAGACTGCTGCAACAGCCAAACCAGAAATAAGACTAAAAATGCCCGCATGTGGTGTAATGCGTTTATCTAAAATACCAAAAATCATCAGTGCAAATATTGGTCCTTGAAAAAGGGAAAGCGCATACTGTACATATACGTAAATTCCCTGAAAGTATGCAGTGATTGGAGCAAATGCAATTCCTATGATAAGTATGAGAAATGTAAATAATTTTCCTAATCTAAGCTGAGTTGCGTCACTTAATGAATTTTTCTTTACCACACCAATAATGTCACGCACAATCATGACCGATGTAGAATTCATTGTTGAATCTATAGATGATTGCAATGCTGCAATGAACGCAACAAACATAAGGCCTGAAATGCCTGCAGGCAGAATATGTTTTATAACCCACGGCAATGCCTGATCCTGGTGGGTGATACTTTTGCCTGCAAGGGTCAGAGCAAGTAGTCC contains:
- a CDS encoding helix-turn-helix domain-containing protein, with translation MIPLISIPPLLMAAIAVYVAVSYTLMFIRRNNEPEHLWFALMCYTIALYDIFSALLYMSPSPLQSILYQRMQFAVLACFIIAITWFIASLVHINAPLIYTITLVMGLFIISGFIIDSSYTLNPNNPYIKQFHFLGTSITYNEADPGLVYVLQYIVMLVTGLYLLYKLFIWCRYGEIHIKILFISLLIFLLASINDVCVGKGMYQFIYTLEYAYFFVILSMAYILQSRFVKLHREIEHLTFLFNRKLLEKEKYLQPISSDNKHKQLSVTNSEKIQHAVEYIHANFAFDLSREGLAAMVDLHPDTFSRLFKTYTGKSLPDYINQLRINLARELLTSTSDSIVTIAFKTGFESLSTFNRAFHKILNTTPTAYRKQNSKF